CCGCGGTCGGAGCCGAGCGGGCCGTAGCCTCCCGTGTAGGTGATGCGCAGCCGGCCGAGCGGCATCGGGTCGGCCTCGAGGACGGCGGCGCAGGCGCGGCGGACCTCGTCGTGGTCGGGGTCGGTCAGGCCGAGGCCGCGTGCGGAGCGGGTCAGCCGGTCGAGGTGGCGGGTGAGCGCGAACGTCGTGCCTTCCACCGCCTTCACCGTCTCGAAGATGCCGTCGCCCACGGTCAGCCCGTGGTCGAAGACGGAGACACGGGCGGACTCGGCGTCCTGCAGCCCGCCGTCGAGCCAGATCTTCACGTCAGTCCCTCTCCTTCGGCCTCGTACGTTCCCGACGCTACCGCGAGCAGCCGGGACGCCTTCAGCTCGGTCTCCGCCCACTCGGCCTCGGGGTCGGAGCCCCAGGTGATGCCGGCGCCGGTGCCGAAGCGCAGCACGGCCGTGCCGTCGGCGGCGCGGCCGATCCAGAAGGTGCGGATGCCGACGGCCAGCTCCCCCGTCCCCCGGTCGGCGTCGACCCACCCGATGCCGCCGCAGTACGGGCCGCGGGGTGCCGTCTCCAGCGCGTCGATGATCCTGAGGGCGCTGGACTTCGGGGCGCCGGTGACCGAGCCGGGCGGGAAGGCGGCGGCGAGCAGCTCCGGCCAGCCGGCGCCGTCGGGCAGCTCGCCGCGGACCGTGGACACGAGGTGGACCAGGCCCGGGTGTTTCTCGACGGCGCACAGGTCGGGGACGGTCACGCTGCCGGTGGCGCAGACCCGCCCGATGTCGTTGCGCACGAGGTCCACGATCATCACGTTCTCGGCGTAGTCCTTGTCGAGCAGGTCGGCCTCGGTGCGCCCGGTGCCCTTGATGGGCCCGGACTCGACGACCCGGCCGGCGCGGCGCAGGAAGAGCTCGGGGGAGGCGGTGGCCGTCTCTATGCCGTGCGCGGGCAGGCGAATCGTTCCTGCATAGGGCGCCGGGTTGCCCCGAGCCAGCAGGGCGGTGAGCGCGTCCACGTCGGCGTCGGCCGTCACGGGCGCGGTCAGGACGCGGCAGAGGTTGGCCTGGTACACCTCGCCGGCCGCGATGTGCTCGCGGATGCGGCGCACGCCGGCCGTGTACGCGGCGCGGTCGAGGGAGGACGTCCAGTCACCGGCCGCGGGCCCCCGCCACGCCCCCGGCACCGGAGCGGGCACGGGCTCCTCGCGTACGTCGGCGAAGCGCGCGCAGACCAGACGGCCGTCGAAGTCGGCGCAGACGGCCCAGAAACCGGCGGAGTCGAGGGCCGCGGGATCGCTGGTGACGTCGAGGAGGCCGGTCGCGACGCGGGCGCCGAAACGGGCGAGAGGAGGGAGGTCGGGCACATTGTCGAGTCTAGGGCGGGTCTCCCGGGGGCCGGGTCGGGCATGTCCCGCAGGTCCCGCCCAGGGGGCCTGACCAGGTCATCGAGCAGGCACAGCGCAGCACGCTGCACAAACGCGTTTTTGTGCTGGCCGAGGAATCCGCTAGAGTTCAACACGTCGCCGCGACGCGCAAGCCGAGCGGAAACGACAAGCGGACGTAGCTCAGTTGGTAGAGCGCAACCTTGCCAAGGTTGAGGTCGCCAGTTCGAACCTGGTCGTCCGCTCGCAGGAAGTGGGGGATCTTCCCGAACCCCTACGCTCCTGGTGGAGTGGCCGAGAGGCGAGGCAACGGCCTGCAAAGCCGTCTACACGGGTTCAAATCCCGTCTCCACCTCCAAGGACGATTAGCTCAGCGGGAGAGCGCTTCCCTGACACGGAAGAGGTCACTGGTTCAATCCCAGTATCGTCCACTGGATCTTCGGATCCCTGGCGCGATTAGCTCAGCGGGAGAGCGCTTCCCTGACACGGAAGAGGTCACTGGTTCAATCCCAGTATCGCGCACGCAGCACCACAGCATCCCGGACGATTAGCTCAGCGGGAGAGCGCTTCCCTGACACGGAAGAGGTCACTGGTTCAATCCCAGTATCGTCCACACGCCGAGAGCCCCCGGCCGCCTTCGCGGTCGGGGGCTCTTCTGTGTGCCAGCTCAGCTTGCGCCGGTTCAGCTGGAGAACAGCATGTGGCCGAAGCTCTTGTGGCGGTTGTGGCCGCCGTGGTGACCGCCGTAGTGCGCACCGCCGTGACCGCCGCCGTGCGGGGCGCCCCAGGCGGGCGCGGCCGGGGCCGCCGGGTACGCCTGCGGGGCGCCCGGGGGCGGCGGCGCGGGCTGGGACCACTGGGACTCCACGCGGGTCAGCGCCTCCAGCTCGCCGTAGTCGAGGAAGATCCCGCGGCAGTTGCTGCACTGTTCGATCTGGACGCCGTTGCGGTTGTATGTGTGCATTTGAGCGTGACACTTCGGGCACTGCATGGTTCGGCTCAACTCCTCGCCGGTCGGTGCTGTTTCACGTACCGCCAGTTCAGACACTGTCCGACCGCGGTCGGTTGCACCCTACTTCGCGGCATCTGCCGCCAACTGCGGGGGGACCGAACCCATTCGGGCACAGGCGTCGACGAGGCACTGCTCGACCTCGTCCAGCGACCGCCCCTGCGCGATCGACTTCGTGACAGCCCGTGCGGCGGTCTGCACGGTGAGTGCACGCGCCGGGACGTCGAGGGCGGGCCAGGGGTCGCCGGACCCGGGGACGGCGGGGCCGGCCCCGGCCCGGTAGGCGGTCAGGAAGCGGGTCCACTCGTCGGGTGGGAGCAGACCACAGGCGTACCAGGCGGCGGGGCGGGCGAGGTCCCAGGCCGGGACGCCGACGCCCAGATCATCGACGTCGATCAGGCGCCAGGGTCCGTCGGGGGCGGGGTGGCGGACGAGCTGGCCGAGGTGGAGGTCGCCGTGGCAGAGGGTCGCGGTGTCGGGCATGGGGGCCTCGGCGCGGGCCCAGGCGGGCAGTGCGCGCCAGGCGGCCAGGACGGGGGCGACGGCGGCATGCGAGGCGGCGGCGCGCAGGCGGGCCACGGCGTGGGCGGCCTTTGCGGGGCCGCGCATCGGGGGGAGTGCGGTCGGGGCGGGGGTGCGGTGGAGGCGGGCGAGCAGGGTGCCCGCGGCTTCCCAGGGGGCCGCGTCCGGGTCGTCCGGGTCCACCGGGGTGCCGTACGGCCAGAAGGTGACGAGTCTGCCGTGGAGGGGGGACGGGGTCGCGGCCAGCGGCGGGAGGAGGACGTCGGGGAGGTGGGCGGCCGTGGTGAGGCGGGGCGTGAGGTCGGCCGGGTCGGTTTCGGGGGCGTGCGCCTTCGCGACGGTCCCGGCGTGCCGGACGACGGTGGCGTCGGGGCGGTCGGCGAGGGTGGCCGCGCCGCACGGGCAGGACGAACCGGTTTCGTGAGCCCGGTCCCGGGCGTGGAAGGTGAGCTCGGTGAGCAGGGGGTGGGCGGTCACGGGGCTCCCTGAGCGGCGGCGTGCGGTCTCCCCGCGAGGGTACGCAGGTGAGGGCGCCGGGGCCGTCCTGCGCCGGGGAAAAGCAATGCAGGCGCAGCTCCCCAGCTGCGCCTGCATTTTTTGCCGTCCGCCGCACCCCCGTCCCCACGGGGTTTCATGGGTGGATGTCCCCGCCCGGACCGCTCTTCCGGGCCTGGGGTCGCCGCTCAGCGCCCCAGCATCACTCCCACGGACGACGCCTGTGTGGCCACTGTCTCCCAGCCGTCGAAGACGACGAGGAGCAGGACCGCCAGAGGAAGGGCCATCAGCGTCGCCACCAAGGGGTGGCGGCGGCCCGTGCGGCGGGTGCGCTTGGTGCGTCCCTGCGTGCGGATCATCGTCCGCGGTGCCGTAAGGGCCATGGTCCCTCTCCTGACCTGATCAGTTGTCGTTGGCAGCGGCGGGTGTCTGACCTCGGGGGACGAGTGCTGCCACCCGCCGCTTGACTTCAAATCTAGGCGTGCGGCGGGCGCCGGGCGTCATGCCCTCGTACCGATTGCCGGGCCTCCCGGAGGATGAGCCATGACCTGGGGAGTACTCCCCTGGGTGGAGACGCGGTCCCAGGTCTCGGGGTCTTCCCTGAGGGGGTGTCCGGTCCGGGCCGGTTTCCGCGCCGCCCCGGGGACCCCCGAACGAAGCCTCGGGGACGGCCGTGGTGACTTCGCTCACTCGCACCACCCCTCGCCGGACCGCCGCAACCACCCGGCGGCCCGCCCTCAAAGCCATCACCGCATCGGTCAGGGACGTGTCGGCGACGTCGACGGCCCTCGCCACACGGCCACTCCGCACAGGTTCAATCCCCCTTCCGGGAAGGGTGGTTGAGGCCACCCGACCGCCAAAACGCGCCAGATCTCAGGCCCTCTGACCACCCTTCAACTGTCCCACCGGGCACTGACAATCGATCAGGACGAGAGGGCGCGGCCTCTGCGCGCGAACGGCCGTGTAAACGTAAGCTGTGCCACGTCACACGGACCGGGCAGCGGGGATGAACATGGCGATGATGCGCCTGAGGCGCGAGGACCCGCGTGTCGTCGGCTCGTTCAGGCTCCACCGACGGCTCGGCGCGGGCGGGATGGGTGTTGTCTATCTGGGGTCCGACAAGAAGGGGCAGCGGGTCGCGCTGAAGGTGATCCGGCCCGATCTGGCGGAGGACCAGGAGTTCCGGTCGCGGTTCGCGCGCGAGGTCTCGGCCGCCCGGCGGATCCGGGGCGGGTGCACGGCGCGGCTGGTCGCGGCGGATCTGGACGCCGACCGGCCGTGGTTCGCCACCCAGTACGTCCCCGGGCCCTCCCTCCACGACAAGGTCAACGACGACGGGCCGCTCGGCGCCGCCGAGCTCGCCTCGATCGGGGCCGCGCTGTCGGAGGGGCTCGTCGCCGTGCACGAGGCCGGGGTCGTGCACCGGGACCTGAAGCCCTCCAACATCCTGCTCTCCCCCAAGGGCCCCCGGATCATCGACTTCGGCATCGCCTGGGCGACGGGCGCCTCCACGCTGACGCACGTCGGCACGGCGGTCGGCTCCCCCGGGTTCCTCGCGCCGGAGCAGGTGCGAGGGGCGCTGGTCACCCCGGCCACCGACGTGTTCTCGCTCGGCGCCACGCTCGCGTACGCCTCGACGGCCGACTCGCCTTTCGGGCAAGGCAGTTCCGAGGTGATGCTGTACCGCGTGGTGCACGAGGAGCCGCAGTTGCACGGCGTTCCGGACGCGCTGGCCCCGCTGGTGCGGGCCTGCCTCGCGAAGGACCCCGAGGAGCGGCCCAGCACCCTCGACCTCTCCCTGCGGCTGAAGGAGATCGCGACCCGGGAGTCCCAGGGGATGGCGGACGCGCGACCTCCGGTGCCTCGGACGGCCGAGGCGGACCGTCCCACGGGACGGCTCTCCGACCACAGCCACCCGGAGCGCACGCTGCGCCAGCCGGGCGGGCCGGGCACTCCCCCGCCGCGCGGCGGGGCGCCGTCCTCGCGCGGGCCGGTTCCCTCGCGGGGCGGGGCTCCCGTTCGTGGGGGAAGCCCTTCGCGAGGCGGCGGTGGCGGCAGTGCCTCGTCGTCGCGGTCGGGGGCCCGGCCGGTGCCCGGTTCGCGCAACACCCGTCCCGGCAGCGGCAGTCGGCCGGCGCCCCGTGGCGGGCGGCCGGGGCCGCGGACCACGGGGACCGGGCTGCGGCCCGCCAATCCGCGGCTGCTGCGTCAGCGGCTGTTCGTCTTCGTCGTGGTGACCCTGCTCGTGGCGCTGGGCATCGCCGTCGTCCAGGGCTGCGAGGGACCGGCGCGCGGGCTCGGCGGGGACGACGGCGTCGTACGGCAGGACGTCGTACGGCAGGAGCCGGGGCACGTCCTGCCGGAGCCGGGCGGCGGTCCGCTGGGGGACTGACCCCCGTGGGCTACGTCTCCGGCAAGCAGGTCCACGGCGTTGCTCGCGGTGCCGACCGCCTCGTCCAGCCTGTTCTGCAGGAGGAACGCCGTCGCGAGCACCGAGCGGCTGATGGCCTGGCGACGACGGCGGTCGCTGTTCGCCTCGACGGACGCCATGGCGAGATGCTCAGCCTGAGTCGCCTCGCCGAGGTCGCAGTGGACCAGGGCGGCTTCAGCCTCCAGATAGTGGTGGTCCAGGAAGCGAACCCACGGCGATTCCTCGGCCGGCCCCTGGCTGACTTCCAGCCGCTCAAGCTCCATGCGAAGGTCGCCGCCGCGAGCCTGCACCCGAGCTGGCCGCGGCGGCGGGAGGGACGAGACGTGCTGCCCGACGCCTGCTGATCGAGGCCGGCGGCACCCCGCGTGTGCGCTGAACACCACGACGGCACACACGAAGCGGAGCCCCGCGCACTGGCGCCGGTCGGGGCAAGCCAGCGCCGACGGCAGTCATGTGGTTCCGTTCGGGTCAGGACAGGTCGGCGATGACCGTTTTGGTCTCGAGGTAGTTCTCCAGCACCGCGTGCCCCATCTCCCGGCCCCATCCGGACTGCTTGTAGCCGCCGAAGGGGAGGGCCGCGTCCAGGGCGTTCCATGTGTTGACGAACACGGTGCCCGCCCGCATGGTGTCAGCCGTCCGGAACGCCTTGCCGATGTCGCGGGTGAAGACGCCGGCGGCCAGGCCGTAGGGGTTGGCGCGCTCGATGCCCACGACGTCCTCGAGCCGGTCGAAGGGCAGGACCACCAGCACCGGGCCGAAGATCTCCTCGTCGACGATCCTCATGCCGGGTTCGGTCCCGGTGAAGATCGTGGGCGGGGCGAAGTACCCCGTGTCCGGCAGACTCTGGCCTCCGGTGTGCGGGACGGCCCCGTCGCGCACACCGGACTCGACGTAGCCCTGGACCCGGTCGAGCTGCTCCTTGGACACCAGCGGGCCGAGCTGAGTCGCGGGGTCGGCGCCCACGCCGACGACGAGCCGGTTCATCTCGGCGACCAGGCCTTCGACCACCTGGTCCAGGACCGGCCGCTGCACGTACAGACGGGAGCCCGCCATGCAGGACTCGCCCTGGTTGAAGAAGATGGCGCCGGCCGAAGCGGCCACGGCGCGTTGCAGGTCGGCGTCGGCGTAGACGATGTTCGGGGACTTGCCGCCCAGTTCCAGGGTGAGCTTCTTGAGGTTGCCCGCCGAGGCCCGGACGATCTCCTTGCCGACCTCTGTGGAACCGGTGAAGGCGACCTTGTCGACGTCCGGGTGGGCCACCAGGGCCGCCCCCGTCGCGCCGTCGCCGGTCACGATGTTCACGACGCCGTCCGGGAACCCCGCCTCCTGGATCAGCTCGCCGAGCCGCAGCGCGCTCAGCGGTGTCTGCTCGGCGGGCTTGAGAACGACGGTGCAGCCGGCCGTCAGCGCCGGGGCCAGTTTCCAGGCGGCCATCATCAGGGGGAAGTTCCAGGGGATGATCTGGCCGACCACGCCGATGGGCTCCCGCGTGGTGTAGGAGAGGAAGCTGCCGGGCGGCGCGGCGGAGAACGGGATCGTGTTGCCCTCGATCTTGGTGGTCCATCCGGACATGTAGTGGAACAGGTCGGCGGCCATCGGGATGTCCGCCATCGCCGCGTACGCCACCGGTTTGCCGTTGTCCCGCGACTCGGTCAGGGCGAGTTCCTCGGCGTGTTCCAGGACGAGGTCGCCGAGCCGGTGGATGAGCCTGCCCCGCTGCGACGGGGACAGCCGACGCCACGGCGAGCCCGGTTCGAAGGCCGCGCGGGCGGCGCGGACGG
The Streptomyces sp. NBC_01485 genome window above contains:
- a CDS encoding phosphotransferase family protein; amino-acid sequence: MTAHPLLTELTFHARDRAHETGSSCPCGAATLADRPDATVVRHAGTVAKAHAPETDPADLTPRLTTAAHLPDVLLPPLAATPSPLHGRLVTFWPYGTPVDPDDPDAAPWEAAGTLLARLHRTPAPTALPPMRGPAKAAHAVARLRAAASHAAVAPVLAAWRALPAWARAEAPMPDTATLCHGDLHLGQLVRHPAPDGPWRLIDVDDLGVGVPAWDLARPAAWYACGLLPPDEWTRFLTAYRAGAGPAVPGSGDPWPALDVPARALTVQTAARAVTKSIAQGRSLDEVEQCLVDACARMGSVPPQLAADAAK
- a CDS encoding aldehyde dehydrogenase family protein; translation: MLVGGVWADALDGAVLETLDPATEQVLTTVPLGGVADVDRAVRAARAAFEPGSPWRRLSPSQRGRLIHRLGDLVLEHAEELALTESRDNGKPVAYAAMADIPMAADLFHYMSGWTTKIEGNTIPFSAAPPGSFLSYTTREPIGVVGQIIPWNFPLMMAAWKLAPALTAGCTVVLKPAEQTPLSALRLGELIQEAGFPDGVVNIVTGDGATGAALVAHPDVDKVAFTGSTEVGKEIVRASAGNLKKLTLELGGKSPNIVYADADLQRAVAASAGAIFFNQGESCMAGSRLYVQRPVLDQVVEGLVAEMNRLVVGVGADPATQLGPLVSKEQLDRVQGYVESGVRDGAVPHTGGQSLPDTGYFAPPTIFTGTEPGMRIVDEEIFGPVLVVLPFDRLEDVVGIERANPYGLAAGVFTRDIGKAFRTADTMRAGTVFVNTWNALDAALPFGGYKQSGWGREMGHAVLENYLETKTVIADLS
- a CDS encoding serine/threonine-protein kinase; its protein translation is MNMAMMRLRREDPRVVGSFRLHRRLGAGGMGVVYLGSDKKGQRVALKVIRPDLAEDQEFRSRFAREVSAARRIRGGCTARLVAADLDADRPWFATQYVPGPSLHDKVNDDGPLGAAELASIGAALSEGLVAVHEAGVVHRDLKPSNILLSPKGPRIIDFGIAWATGASTLTHVGTAVGSPGFLAPEQVRGALVTPATDVFSLGATLAYASTADSPFGQGSSEVMLYRVVHEEPQLHGVPDALAPLVRACLAKDPEERPSTLDLSLRLKEIATRESQGMADARPPVPRTAEADRPTGRLSDHSHPERTLRQPGGPGTPPPRGGAPSSRGPVPSRGGAPVRGGSPSRGGGGGSASSSRSGARPVPGSRNTRPGSGSRPAPRGGRPGPRTTGTGLRPANPRLLRQRLFVFVVVTLLVALGIAVVQGCEGPARGLGGDDGVVRQDVVRQEPGHVLPEPGGGPLGD
- a CDS encoding chorismate-binding protein; the protein is MPDLPPLARFGARVATGLLDVTSDPAALDSAGFWAVCADFDGRLVCARFADVREEPVPAPVPGAWRGPAAGDWTSSLDRAAYTAGVRRIREHIAAGEVYQANLCRVLTAPVTADADVDALTALLARGNPAPYAGTIRLPAHGIETATASPELFLRRAGRVVESGPIKGTGRTEADLLDKDYAENVMIVDLVRNDIGRVCATGSVTVPDLCAVEKHPGLVHLVSTVRGELPDGAGWPELLAAAFPPGSVTGAPKSSALRIIDALETAPRGPYCGGIGWVDADRGTGELAVGIRTFWIGRAADGTAVLRFGTGAGITWGSDPEAEWAETELKASRLLAVASGTYEAEGEGLT
- a CDS encoding TFIIB-type zinc ribbon-containing protein encodes the protein MQCPKCHAQMHTYNRNGVQIEQCSNCRGIFLDYGELEALTRVESQWSQPAPPPPGAPQAYPAAPAAPAWGAPHGGGHGGAHYGGHHGGHNRHKSFGHMLFSS